The nucleotide window ACCAATAAAAAGAATAATTTCTTTTGGCTGCTTGTTTTTCAGATTTTCCATAGTATCAAAAAATGATTGGCCGATCGGATCTGCAAAAATATTAGTTGAATCTTTTATAAGAGCTGTAGAAAAGAAATTAAAAAAGCACATAGGCTTCTGTAAACGCGCAAAAGTATAACACTTAGATTGCTCTGCAGCAGCAATCATAATTTTTATAAGCCGATCATATTCTTTTTGCTCACCCCATATGCGTTGCACTTTTTCAGTAATCATTAATTGAACATTTGCTACACCAACAGCAGTAACATCATAAATTGCTTTTTCAAGATCATCTTTTTTGAGAAGTGGCAATAAAACGGTAACATTAGGACCCACTATTGTGTTTTCTTTTTTTTCAATTAACTGCGCAATACATTTTTTTTTATCAACTTCCTGAAGTTCAACACACGCATACACAAATCGATCAAACAAAATAAGACGGTTGCCTTTTTTGAGGCGTAAAACAGATACTATTCTACTGCATAACGCCTTATCATCAAGCACAGTAGCACCATTGATCGCTAAGGACTCATAAAAAATAGATAATGTTGGGTAATATAAGCTAAATATATGTTTAAAGTTGCTCATAATGCTGACTGCCGACAGGAATATATTCACGTCGCAATGCTTTTGATTTTAACCAACGAACCCAATTACGCACATACACATAAAACGTAACATAGTGTAAAAAAAGAGGAGTACCAATCCTTCGCAATAGCACCATAAACGGAGATGG belongs to Candidatus Dependentiae bacterium and includes:
- a CDS encoding RsmE family RNA methyltransferase — its product is MSNFKHIFSLYYPTLSIFYESLAINGATVLDDKALCSRIVSVLRLKKGNRLILFDRFVYACVELQEVDKKKCIAQLIEKKENTIVGPNVTVLLPLLKKDDLEKAIYDVTAVGVANVQLMITEKVQRIWGEQKEYDRLIKIMIAAAEQSKCYTFARLQKPMCFFNFFSTALIKDSTNIFADPIGQSFFDTMENLKNKQPKEIILFIGPEGDITAQEKEYLKEHRFIFCKLTPTVLRARQAIGLLAGAVRSIMY